The DNA segment tttttacaatttccagaCACTTTGTCGCAAGGTGTGAGTATACTTATAATGCGGAGGTCGTAGGTAGATGGATTATCTTGATGTACTTAACTCAATTGGCcaatacaataaaacaataaatttcgcACATCTTCCTTATCACTAgccaaaaaaaacttcaaacaaaattaGCTTTCATCAATATTAAACGGCTTTTATTTATGGTTATTGATTTTCTAATTATGCTTATCGCCAAACTTTCTCAGGCACGTGCAACATAAGCTAAAATGTTTGAATGATCAGATATGAAACGTGTTTCCCTTTtacttttcaacaatttatctCAATATATCTAAATTTTGGAAAGCATATAAAAAGGTGATCACAGCAGAAGACCATCATTGTTTATTCTCCACCATTAGCGAAATGAAGTTTCTCGTGATCTTGGCGCTTTTTGCGATAACAGGTTATTACTCAGGGTACTAACCCTTATTCTCCtctaaaattactttttaataattcaatttattctTTAACATTCCTTTGACTAGCTTGGGCTGCTCCTGTCGATGACGAGGATGGTTGGTATGTGCCTCAAGCTGATGGTTCCCTCGTCTGGATGACTAGTAGCGAAGCTGAAAATATGTTGGCAGAACATGAGgagaatgaaaaaattatggGGCGTTTGGATCTCTCTCCAGTCACCTACTACTTGTACACTCTGTCGAATCAAAATGATGGACAAATAATTACTGCTGACAAGGACTCCATTTCCAATTCGCACTTTGATGCCAGTCATCCAACTCGTATTTTAATTCACGGCTGGACTCAAAGCTATAAGGCGGACATGAATGTTAACATTCGTGATGCATGGCTATCGCATGGTGAATACAACATTATCGTTGTGGATTGGGCCCGTGCACGTTCTATTGACTATGTCTCATCCGTCGCTGCTGTTCCCGGAGTGGGAAAGAAGGTTGCCAGCATGATTGATTACTTGGTGAGCAATCATGGTTTGAACTTGGATACCCTCGAAGTGATCGGTCACAGTTTGGGTGCTCAAATTTCCGGTTATGTGGGCAAGAATGTCGGCGCTGGCAAAATTCATGCTATTGTCGGTCTGGACCCTGCTCTCCCACTCTTCAGTTACAGCAAACCAAACAAACGTCTCAACTCCGAGGACGCTCACTATGTAGAAACAATTCAGACATGTGGTGGTAAACTGGGTTTCTTGAAACCAATTGGCAAGAGCTCTTTCTATCCCAACGGTGGTAAGGATCAACCAGGTTGTGGTTTAGACTTGACTGGTGCTTGCAGTCATGCCCGCTCGTGTATTTACTACGCTGAAGCCGTGCGTGAAAATAACTTCCCCTCCATGCGTTGCGGTGACTACGAAGATGCCGTTAGCAAGGAATGTGGTGGTCAATACAGTGCCGTGAAAATGGGTGGCCTCTACAATTATGAATTCGTCAGTGGTGATTACTATGTTCCAGTTCACAGCACTGCTCCCTATGGGTATGGCAACTAAGTACTGAATAATTGTATATGATAAAGTTGTGAATAAAAGAAGATAGAACGATATATTGGTGAATATTATTGGTCATTAAAGTTCGATATTcagtacaaaattataaaactgtCGAGTTGCCAAGTATGTCAGATCTTACACTATCGAGCAATGGGTTTATATGAGTAGTTGTACGGATATTCCAAAATAGTCAATCAACGATTAGGAAGTTTTCCGGTCGTTCACTGAACTTTACTGTCAATTTAatgtaaagaaattgtttaactGGTTTATATCTTTAGCAAACTCCGTCTAACAAAAGTTCAGATACTTAGCTATCTGGCCACCTTTTGTTTGGATATCTTACCCGAATTAGTACCCTTATTGTGTCTAGTTAGTAAATAAGCCGCTACTTACTTATTTTTCAGACACTTTCTTCCGCCTCGTACATGAAGCTTCGCCGCGCTATCCAGATAAGATAGTCGTCGCCAATACATCTTGCGAAACAATCTTCTCTGGAACACTCCACGCCAAGCTAGATTTTGAGCTAGATATTGAGCTTGGCGTGGAGTGTTCCGGAGAAGACATTATCTGCGGGTAAAGAAGCACTAGTACTAGGACGAGTGACTTATGAAGTATTAATTTTGGCTGTTGTGAGAGGGATCTTTATCCTATCTATAATCCTAATTGTCTTCTGATTTCGTAAAACCAACGATTTTCAATTGTAGTCCTTCGTTAGGTTTCCAGGCTGGCATCGTTATTGCTGTTGATGGAGCCGCCAAGATAGTCGAAGTCCATAAGTGCTTCTAAAATAAAGGTGCTAGTTACTagctcattcttccctttccTACCTTGATGGTGGGCGGGTGCTGCTCAACGCCATTCTACAAATCCGTATTGCT comes from the Bactrocera neohumeralis isolate Rockhampton chromosome 2, APGP_CSIRO_Bneo_wtdbg2-racon-allhic-juicebox.fasta_v2, whole genome shotgun sequence genome and includes:
- the LOC126753330 gene encoding phospholipase A1-like, with amino-acid sequence MKFLVILALFAITAWAAPVDDEDGWYVPQADGSLVWMTSSEAENMLAEHEENEKIMGRLDLSPVTYYLYTLSNQNDGQIITADKDSISNSHFDASHPTRILIHGWTQSYKADMNVNIRDAWLSHGEYNIIVVDWARARSIDYVSSVAAVPGVGKKVASMIDYLVSNHGLNLDTLEVIGHSLGAQISGYVGKNVGAGKIHAIVGLDPALPLFSYSKPNKRLNSEDAHYVETIQTCGGKLGFLKPIGKSSFYPNGGKDQPGCGLDLTGACSHARSCIYYAEAVRENNFPSMRCGDYEDAVSKECGGQYSAVKMGGLYNYEFVSGDYYVPVHSTAPYGYGN